A stretch of Bacillota bacterium DNA encodes these proteins:
- the flhA gene encoding flagellar biosynthesis protein FlhA: MINGLAPLQKLNQYRDLYVVIAVILVILMMIMPVPAFLLDILLACNISLSLLILLLSMNIREPLELSAFPTLLLLSTLFRLSLSVSSTRLILLEANAGNIIRAFGNFVVGGNYIVGFIIFLILVIVQFIVITKGSERVAEVAARFTLDAMPGKQMSIDADLNAGLISEAEARQKRIMIQREADFYGSMDGASKFIKGDAIAGILIVVIDFIGGLLIGMFQRNLDFQQAMNLYTLLTVGDGLVSQIPALLISTATGIVVTRAASENNLGHDLNEQLLNNPKVLAVTSGVLLLFAIVPGLPFVPFFILSGLFGTIAYLLWREQAAAETTTAQTQLIQEQEEKRQPESVLSLLQVDQIELEIGYSLIPLVDTDQGGDMLERITMIRRQCALELGMIVPVIRIRDNLQLQPDGYVIKIKGIEVGSGQLLLSHYLAMDAGNVVETVPGEPTKEPAFGLDALWISEENRERAEIAGYTVVDAPSVLATHLTEVIKSHAHELLGRQEVQTLLDSLRNEYSAVINELVPNLMSVGEIQKVLQNLLREQVPIRNLVTILEALADAAPISKDIDYLTEYVREALARQISRQYLENDILSVLTLDQNWETVIAEGIEHTERGSIISVGPRLLQSLFVQLKAALESTALPYPVILVSPSIRLAFKRLTERNFPGLIVLSFGEIVPEIQVQAAGMVKWPYENQEIPG, translated from the coding sequence TTGATTAACGGTTTAGCACCACTGCAAAAATTAAATCAATATCGGGACCTCTATGTCGTAATCGCCGTAATTTTAGTTATTCTCATGATGATCATGCCGGTACCGGCCTTTTTGCTTGATATCCTACTGGCGTGCAACATCAGTCTTTCCCTTTTAATTCTGCTGCTGTCAATGAACATCCGGGAGCCTCTGGAGCTGTCTGCTTTTCCGACCTTATTGTTATTATCGACACTGTTCCGCTTGTCTTTAAGTGTTTCTTCTACCCGCTTGATCCTGCTTGAGGCTAATGCAGGAAACATTATTCGGGCGTTCGGCAACTTTGTTGTCGGCGGAAACTATATTGTGGGCTTTATTATCTTTTTAATTCTGGTTATAGTCCAGTTTATTGTTATTACCAAGGGTTCTGAGCGGGTTGCTGAAGTTGCCGCCCGGTTTACCCTGGACGCTATGCCGGGAAAACAGATGAGCATTGACGCTGATCTCAACGCTGGATTAATATCGGAGGCTGAAGCCCGACAGAAGCGGATTATGATTCAGCGGGAAGCTGATTTTTATGGATCCATGGACGGTGCTTCGAAGTTTATTAAAGGCGATGCTATTGCTGGAATCTTGATTGTAGTAATCGACTTTATCGGCGGCCTTTTAATAGGTATGTTCCAGCGCAATCTTGATTTCCAGCAGGCAATGAACTTATACACACTGTTAACAGTAGGGGACGGACTGGTTTCCCAGATTCCGGCACTGCTGATCAGTACTGCCACCGGAATCGTGGTCACCCGAGCGGCATCTGAAAATAATCTCGGCCATGACCTAAACGAACAACTCTTGAACAATCCTAAAGTGCTGGCTGTAACCAGTGGGGTGCTGCTGCTGTTTGCCATTGTTCCAGGCCTGCCTTTTGTGCCCTTTTTCATTCTGAGTGGATTGTTTGGCACAATTGCCTATCTGCTCTGGCGGGAGCAGGCTGCTGCGGAAACTACTACAGCCCAAACCCAATTGATTCAGGAGCAGGAGGAAAAACGCCAGCCGGAAAGTGTGCTCTCGCTGCTGCAGGTGGATCAGATTGAGCTGGAAATCGGCTACAGCCTAATTCCCCTGGTGGATACCGATCAGGGCGGAGATATGCTTGAACGAATTACCATGATCAGACGGCAGTGCGCTCTGGAATTAGGGATGATTGTCCCGGTGATCCGGATTAGGGATAATCTCCAGCTGCAGCCTGATGGATATGTAATTAAAATTAAGGGGATTGAAGTAGGCAGCGGTCAGCTGCTGCTGAGTCATTACCTCGCGATGGATGCTGGAAATGTAGTAGAAACCGTTCCAGGAGAGCCCACTAAGGAACCGGCCTTTGGACTGGATGCTCTTTGGATCAGTGAAGAAAATCGAGAACGGGCGGAGATTGCCGGTTATACAGTGGTGGATGCGCCCAGCGTTTTAGCTACCCACCTGACTGAAGTCATTAAAAGTCATGCCCACGAGCTTTTAGGACGCCAGGAAGTTCAGACGCTGCTGGACAGCCTGCGAAACGAATACTCAGCTGTAATCAATGAGCTGGTTCCAAATCTGATGAGCGTCGGCGAAATTCAAAAAGTGCTTCAAAATCTGCTCAGAGAGCAGGTACCAATCCGCAATTTGGTGACTATCTTAGAGGCATTAGCAGATGCTGCTCCCATCAGCAAAGATATCGATTATTTAACCGAATATGTCCGTGAAGCACTAGCCCGTCAGATTTCACGGCAGTATTTGGAGAATGACATTTTGTCCGTTCTTACTTTAGATCAAAATTGGGAGACCGTGATCGCGGAGGGGATTGAGCATACAGAACGAGGCAGCATTATTTCTGTTGGACCACGTTTACTGCAGAGTTTATTCGTACAGCTGAAAGCTGCTTTAGAAAGCACAGCCCTGCCTTATCCGGTCATTTTAGTCTCTCCAAGTATCAGATTAGCATTTAAGCGCTTGACCGAAAGGAACTTCCCGGGACTGATAGTCTTGTCTTTCGGTGAAATTGTTCCGGAAATCCAGGTTCAGGCGGCGGGGATGGTGAAATGGCCATATGAAAATCAAGAAATTCCAGGCTGA
- a CDS encoding flagellar biosynthesis protein FlhF produces MKIKKFQADTLPEAVAMMKAEFGEEAVILHTKVVKKDRFFGLFGKKCYEVLGAVDPNRQAAKNSSKKTAVNTNPPNTAADEEELVDIEERASSVQELFQLLLRQDISQKLAVEILKPVLQQVPKREWTNLVLLKQHLRTAVSAKILVDPPWDLMGEQKTVVFLGPTGVGKTTTIAKIAANYHLIAQKKVGLITLDTYRIAAVEQLKTYADIINVPLKVVYSGAELEEAVASYQDRDLILIDTAGRSHQNEKQMAELEAALAGISAEKYLVLSATTKGYDLMAIIDAYRPIEIDNLIITKLDETQSFGILVQAPSYAQVPIAFITNGQSVPDDIEVADIDQLTNLILGD; encoded by the coding sequence ATGAAAATCAAGAAATTCCAGGCTGATACGCTGCCTGAAGCAGTAGCAATGATGAAAGCTGAATTTGGAGAAGAAGCGGTAATTTTACACACGAAAGTTGTGAAAAAAGACCGGTTTTTTGGCCTTTTTGGCAAGAAATGCTATGAAGTGCTGGGCGCTGTTGACCCAAACCGTCAAGCAGCCAAAAACAGTTCAAAGAAAACTGCTGTAAACACAAATCCACCCAACACTGCTGCCGACGAGGAAGAATTAGTCGATATTGAAGAGCGCGCCAGCAGTGTGCAGGAATTATTTCAGCTGCTGCTTCGCCAAGATATCTCCCAAAAACTTGCAGTGGAGATTTTGAAGCCCGTTTTACAGCAGGTACCAAAGCGGGAGTGGACTAATTTGGTTCTGCTCAAACAGCACCTGCGCACTGCAGTCAGCGCCAAAATCCTGGTGGATCCTCCCTGGGATCTGATGGGAGAACAGAAAACTGTAGTGTTTTTAGGGCCTACTGGGGTAGGCAAAACCACGACCATAGCGAAAATTGCTGCTAATTATCATTTAATAGCGCAAAAAAAAGTGGGACTGATAACTTTAGATACATACCGCATTGCTGCCGTGGAACAGCTGAAAACCTACGCAGACATTATCAATGTGCCGCTTAAGGTTGTCTATTCAGGAGCCGAACTTGAGGAGGCGGTGGCTTCATATCAAGACCGAGATCTAATCTTGATTGATACTGCAGGTCGCAGCCATCAAAATGAGAAACAGATGGCAGAATTGGAGGCAGCTTTGGCGGGAATCAGCGCTGAAAAATACCTAGTTTTAAGTGCTACCACTAAGGGCTATGACCTAATGGCAATCATCGACGCATATCGTCCGATTGAAATTGATAATTTGATCATTACCAAACTCGATGAGACTCAAAGTTTCGGCATTCTAGTACAGGCTCCGTCATACGCCCAGGTTCCGATTGCGTTTATCACGAATGGACAGAGTGTGCCTGATGACATAGAAGTAGCCGATATTGATCAACTGACAAATTTGATTCTGGGGGACTAG
- a CDS encoding MinD/ParA family protein — protein sequence MSDQAQGLRDLVKQNSVTIPRILAVASGKGGVGKTNLSINLALTLIKQGQNVALLDADLGLANADLVLGVYPQYTLLDILKGDKQLNDIIVSGPLGLKIIAGSSGVYELANMGQITLNRFIQSATHLNHNLDFLFIDTSAGLSRNVILLTMAADEVLVVATSEPSSIADAYGLIKTILQRDRAKEIIVIGNMVRSPNEGILIWQKINTMTARFLQREVKYAGSVLYDRKVAAAVQKQKALVLAYPGCSASRSIRKVALNLLNRKYLAARSPNEITPMA from the coding sequence ATGAGTGATCAAGCCCAAGGACTACGAGATCTTGTCAAGCAAAATTCGGTCACGATTCCCCGCATACTTGCCGTAGCCAGCGGCAAAGGTGGAGTTGGCAAAACTAATCTCTCCATTAATTTGGCTTTGACACTGATAAAACAAGGTCAAAATGTGGCACTGCTTGACGCAGATCTAGGTCTAGCTAACGCTGACCTTGTTTTAGGAGTATATCCGCAGTACACTCTCTTAGACATTCTTAAGGGAGATAAACAGCTGAACGATATTATTGTATCCGGACCGCTAGGTCTCAAGATAATTGCCGGAAGTTCAGGCGTATATGAGCTTGCCAATATGGGTCAGATCACATTGAACCGGTTTATCCAGTCTGCAACCCATTTGAATCACAACCTGGATTTCCTGTTTATTGATACCAGCGCAGGGTTATCCCGCAATGTAATTCTGCTGACTATGGCTGCAGACGAAGTTTTGGTGGTTGCTACCTCTGAACCGAGCAGCATCGCAGATGCATATGGTTTAATTAAAACAATTCTGCAGCGTGATCGAGCCAAGGAGATTATTGTGATTGGCAATATGGTGCGCTCTCCCAACGAGGGGATTCTGATTTGGCAGAAAATCAATACTATGACAGCCCGATTCCTGCAGAGAGAGGTGAAATACGCGGGCAGTGTTCTGTATGATCGGAAGGTTGCTGCTGCAGTCCAAAAACAAAAAGCTCTGGTCCTAGCTTATCCAGGCTGCAGTGCGAGTAGATCTATTCGGAAAGTGGCTCTGAACTTGCTGAATCGCAAATATCTTGCTGCAAGATCCCCGAATGAAATCACACCAATGGCCTAA
- a CDS encoding FliA/WhiG family RNA polymerase sigma factor — protein MNRETVDLAELWQQYKLNNDLTAREKIIEEYIPLVQYIAGRIAIHLPDSVDYHDLISYGVFGLMDAVDKFDLERDIKFETYASLRIRGGIMDGLRSTDWIPRSVRSKAKQVDQAIMNLEHQLGRRPSDQEVAAALEMPLDKYYETVDQVRSIALLSLDDQISSDPDSDSLTLMDTLDDPAAAVDQELVDQETLQELAAAVDQLEERERLVVSLYYHEGLTLKEIGHVLDVSESRISQIHSKAIRTLRSKLKFA, from the coding sequence ATGAATAGAGAGACTGTTGATCTAGCAGAACTGTGGCAGCAGTACAAATTAAATAATGATCTGACTGCAAGGGAGAAGATTATTGAGGAGTATATTCCACTGGTGCAGTATATTGCGGGTCGAATCGCGATTCATCTGCCTGACAGTGTGGATTATCATGATCTGATCAGCTACGGGGTCTTTGGATTAATGGACGCAGTCGATAAGTTCGATCTTGAACGAGATATCAAGTTTGAAACCTATGCCAGCCTGCGCATCAGGGGTGGGATTATGGATGGCTTGCGGTCCACCGATTGGATTCCCCGCAGTGTGCGCAGTAAGGCGAAGCAGGTCGACCAAGCGATTATGAATTTAGAGCATCAGTTAGGCAGACGTCCTAGTGATCAGGAAGTGGCTGCTGCGCTGGAAATGCCCTTAGATAAATACTATGAAACAGTTGACCAAGTCAGAAGCATCGCTCTTTTGTCCCTGGATGACCAGATCAGCAGCGATCCCGATTCTGATTCCCTGACTTTGATGGATACGCTTGACGATCCAGCTGCCGCGGTGGATCAAGAGCTTGTAGACCAAGAAACCCTGCAGGAATTAGCTGCCGCGGTCGATCAATTGGAGGAAAGAGAAAGACTTGTAGTGTCCCTGTATTACCACGAAGGGCTGACATTAAAGGAAATAGGGCATGTGCTGGACGTATCAGAGTCGAGAATCAGTCAAATTCACAGCAAAGCGATTCGGACACTGCGGAGTAAACTCAAATTTGCTTAA
- a CDS encoding DUF2802 domain-containing protein, giving the protein MSQSLIFLIGLAIGFIGGFVVKSNLGADSKTVSYPTDMDTFEAVLEQYLNELESKQQEILHEFNQSKASQPSPNQALGRAYHDKAEQVIHLLSQGYNYTEVAQKLGLGTGEVELIYQLKNNEITH; this is encoded by the coding sequence ATGAGTCAGTCCTTGATCTTCTTAATTGGTTTAGCAATCGGGTTTATCGGCGGCTTTGTAGTTAAATCTAATCTCGGCGCCGATTCAAAAACAGTAAGCTATCCAACAGATATGGATACTTTTGAAGCAGTTTTAGAGCAGTATTTAAACGAATTAGAGAGCAAACAGCAGGAAATTTTGCACGAGTTTAACCAATCGAAAGCCTCCCAACCCAGTCCTAATCAAGCCTTAGGACGAGCTTACCATGATAAAGCCGAGCAGGTAATCCACCTTTTGAGCCAAGGGTATAATTATACCGAAGTTGCTCAAAAACTAGGCTTAGGAACAGGAGAAGTCGAGCTGATTTATCAATTGAAAAATAATGAAATTACTCATTGA
- the rpsB gene encoding 30S ribosomal protein S2: MAVITMKQLLEAGVHFGHQTRRWNPKMAPYIFTERNGIYIIDLQKTVKKVEDAYNFVREVVADGKSILFVGTKKQAQETIREEAERCGMYYVNQRWLGGMLTNFKTINRSIARLHELEKMREDGSFDLLPKKEVLQLEKELVRLNRFLGGIREMRKLPGALFVVDPRKERIAVAEARKLGIPIVAIVDTNCDPDEIDYVIPGNDDAIRAVKLLTSTIADAVIEAKEGNVDTESTAGETEDEVLVTVSEETEE; the protein is encoded by the coding sequence TTGGCCGTTATCACCATGAAACAGCTGTTGGAGGCCGGCGTTCACTTTGGTCATCAAACCAGACGTTGGAATCCAAAAATGGCACCTTATATCTTCACAGAGCGCAATGGTATTTATATCATTGACCTGCAGAAAACTGTGAAGAAAGTTGAAGATGCTTATAACTTTGTCCGTGAAGTCGTTGCCGATGGCAAATCAATTTTGTTTGTCGGTACTAAAAAGCAAGCTCAGGAAACCATCAGAGAAGAAGCCGAACGCTGCGGCATGTACTATGTTAATCAGCGCTGGCTGGGCGGAATGCTGACCAACTTTAAGACAATTAACCGCAGTATCGCGCGTTTGCATGAACTGGAAAAGATGCGCGAAGATGGTTCTTTTGATCTGCTTCCCAAGAAGGAAGTCCTGCAGTTAGAAAAAGAACTGGTCAGACTCAACCGTTTCCTCGGCGGTATCCGCGAAATGAGAAAACTGCCTGGTGCTTTGTTTGTAGTAGATCCTCGCAAAGAGCGCATTGCTGTAGCAGAGGCTCGCAAGTTAGGTATTCCGATTGTAGCAATTGTGGATACTAACTGTGATCCTGATGAGATTGATTACGTAATCCCCGGCAATGATGATGCGATTAGAGCTGTCAAATTATTGACTTCCACAATCGCAGACGCTGTTATCGAAGCAAAAGAAGGTAATGTTGACACAGAATCGACTGCTGGCGAGACAGAAGACGAGGTCTTAGTTACTGTTTCTGAAGAAACAGAAGAGTAA
- the tsf gene encoding translation elongation factor Ts — MANISAQMVKELRQRSGAGMMDCKKALVETNGDMEAALKYLKEKGLAAAAKKAGRIAAEGLVDAYIHAGGRIGVLVEINCETDFVAKTDEFQEFVRDIAMHIAAANPQYVSREEVPESIINQEKEIFKAAALNEGKPEHIVDKIVEGRIDKYLSEICLLEQPFVKDPDLTVQQVLHDKIAKIGENISIRRFTRFERGEGIEKRQEDFAAEVMSQIKQ; from the coding sequence GTGGCAAATATTAGTGCTCAGATGGTTAAAGAGCTGCGCCAGAGATCCGGTGCAGGTATGATGGACTGTAAAAAGGCCTTAGTTGAGACTAATGGTGATATGGAAGCTGCCCTTAAATATCTGAAGGAAAAAGGTTTAGCTGCAGCGGCAAAAAAAGCTGGTAGAATTGCAGCCGAAGGTTTGGTTGACGCATACATCCACGCTGGTGGCCGCATCGGCGTATTAGTAGAGATAAACTGCGAAACAGACTTTGTCGCTAAAACTGATGAGTTCCAAGAATTTGTAAGAGACATCGCAATGCATATCGCGGCAGCTAATCCGCAGTATGTATCCCGGGAGGAAGTTCCGGAAAGCATTATTAATCAGGAAAAAGAGATTTTCAAAGCAGCTGCACTTAATGAAGGCAAGCCGGAACATATCGTTGACAAGATTGTTGAAGGCAGAATTGACAAATACTTATCTGAGATCTGCTTGCTGGAGCAGCCTTTTGTGAAAGACCCGGATTTAACTGTACAACAGGTACTCCACGATAAGATCGCGAAGATTGGGGAGAATATTTCCATCCGGCGGTTTACTCGCTTCGAACGCGGTGAGGGAATTGAGAAACGCCAAGAAGACTTCGCTGCAGAAGTAATGTCTCAGATCAAGCAGTAA
- a CDS encoding UMP kinase has translation MTKAKYKRIVLKLSGEALGGESGFGIDPDVVNEIALSIKNAFSLGVEIAVVVGGGNFWRGAVGSAKGMDRSTADYMGMLATCINALALQDALEKIGIPTRVQTAIEMREIAEPYIRRRAIRHLEKDRVVIFASGTGNPYFSTDTTAALRAAEIEAEVILMAKKGVDGVYDSDPRINSDAVKFDTLEYIDVLNRGLGVMDSTATSLCMDNGIPIIVFNFNEENSIVRIIRGESLGTIIGGRNNG, from the coding sequence ATGACTAAAGCAAAATACAAGCGAATTGTGTTAAAATTGAGTGGAGAAGCATTGGGCGGGGAAAGTGGCTTTGGCATCGATCCCGATGTGGTCAATGAAATTGCTCTCAGCATCAAAAACGCGTTCAGCTTAGGTGTAGAAATCGCAGTTGTCGTTGGCGGAGGCAATTTCTGGCGTGGAGCGGTCGGCAGTGCCAAAGGCATGGACCGCAGTACCGCCGATTACATGGGTATGCTGGCGACCTGTATTAATGCTCTAGCGCTGCAGGATGCTTTAGAAAAGATTGGTATTCCCACCCGAGTTCAGACTGCTATTGAAATGCGGGAAATTGCCGAGCCCTATATCAGACGCCGGGCTATCCGCCATTTGGAAAAGGATCGAGTAGTAATCTTTGCATCGGGCACAGGCAACCCTTACTTTTCCACTGATACCACTGCGGCTTTAAGGGCAGCTGAAATCGAAGCAGAAGTCATCTTGATGGCAAAAAAAGGTGTTGATGGGGTTTATGATTCCGACCCTCGCATCAACTCTGATGCTGTAAAGTTTGATACCCTCGAATACATCGATGTTCTCAATCGTGGATTAGGGGTAATGGATTCTACAGCAACTTCACTCTGCATGGACAACGGAATCCCGATAATTGTGTTTAATTTCAACGAGGAAAACAGTATTGTTCGAATTATTCGCGGAGAATCTCTTGGAACAATCATAGGGGGGAGAAATAATGGTTAG
- the frr gene encoding ribosome recycling factor, translating into MVSELLKDGEARMKQVIASTNASFGGIRTGRANPSILDRIVVNYYNTPTPLNQMATISAPEPRLLVIQPWDKTSIKDIEKAIMASDLGLTPANDGNLIRIAIPQLTEERRKQLVKVVKKEAEEHKIAVRNIRRDLNDEIKKMEKDGEITEDESRRYLNDVQELTDKYIGEIDRLAELKEKEILEI; encoded by the coding sequence ATGGTTAGTGAACTTTTGAAAGACGGAGAAGCGAGAATGAAACAGGTGATTGCCTCTACCAACGCCTCGTTTGGAGGTATTCGCACCGGAAGGGCAAACCCAAGTATTTTGGATCGAATTGTTGTCAATTATTACAACACACCGACGCCGTTGAATCAAATGGCCACCATTTCTGCTCCAGAACCTCGGCTCCTGGTTATTCAGCCTTGGGATAAAACATCGATTAAAGATATCGAAAAAGCAATCATGGCATCTGATTTAGGATTAACCCCAGCTAATGACGGCAATCTTATTAGGATTGCAATACCTCAGCTGACTGAGGAGCGGCGCAAACAGCTGGTCAAAGTTGTTAAAAAGGAAGCGGAAGAGCACAAAATTGCGGTCCGCAATATCCGCCGTGATCTTAACGATGAAATCAAGAAAATGGAAAAAGATGGAGAGATTACTGAGGATGAAAGCCGCCGCTATCTGAATGATGTGCAAGAGCTTACTGATAAGTATATCGGTGAAATCGACCGCTTAGCAGAATTGAAGGAAAAGGAGATTCTGGAAATTTGA
- a CDS encoding isoprenyl transferase gives MGMSIPEHVAIIMDGNGRWAKQRMMPRYFGHREGVKSLKRIVRYSGDIGVKILTVYAFSTENWSRPAGEVQYLMGLMERTFSAELDELIDNGVKIRIIGDISSVSVKQQKIWRAAEERTKDNNRLHLNVAFNYGGRMEITAAIRTIAADVLAGRLNADQITEEVVSRYLYTGDLVDPDLIIRTGGELRMSNFLLWQAAYSEWYFTETLWPDFSVEEFQKALDSFKQRERRFGRVTE, from the coding sequence ATGGGTATGAGCATTCCAGAGCATGTTGCAATAATTATGGACGGAAATGGGAGATGGGCAAAGCAGAGAATGATGCCCCGTTACTTTGGACACCGGGAAGGAGTTAAATCTTTAAAGCGCATCGTTAGGTACAGCGGCGACATTGGTGTTAAGATTCTTACAGTCTATGCGTTCAGTACCGAAAACTGGAGCCGCCCGGCAGGAGAAGTGCAGTACTTGATGGGACTGATGGAACGAACGTTCAGCGCTGAACTCGATGAATTGATCGATAATGGAGTTAAGATCCGCATCATTGGTGATATCAGCTCTGTTTCTGTTAAACAGCAGAAGATCTGGCGGGCCGCTGAAGAGCGGACCAAGGATAACAACCGCCTGCATTTAAATGTTGCCTTTAATTATGGCGGTCGAATGGAGATCACCGCAGCGATTCGAACCATAGCCGCAGATGTCTTGGCCGGCAGGCTCAACGCGGATCAAATCACTGAAGAGGTTGTCAGCCGATATTTATACACAGGCGATTTGGTTGACCCCGATCTGATCATCCGAACCGGCGGAGAGCTGAGAATGAGTAATTTTCTGCTGTGGCAGGCTGCTTATTCTGAGTGGTATTTCACGGAAACGCTTTGGCCGGATTTCAGCGTCGAAGAATTTCAGAAAGCCCTGGACAGTTTTAAACAGCGGGAACGCAGATTTGGCCGCGTTACTGAATAA
- a CDS encoding phosphatidate cytidylyltransferase: MTAIIGIPVFLAAVYFGGLYLQIGTALLVLVGLYELNRMHGGQGYWDYLILAGLSLLILAYTGVDPSFLAVWFAAQLVYLLVRATFTTGRPLMQMWQMAAVFYAAGLFSFLWLVNAEFGFIWSLFGIVTTWATDTGAYFAGSAFGKTKLAPAISPNKTREGSLGGIAAAAMAAVIFAVAADQPVFYLILTAVFLSIIGQVGDLVESAMKREREVKDSGTIFPGHGGVLDRFDSLLFVMPALYFILKYIPVFV; the protein is encoded by the coding sequence TTGACAGCAATCATAGGAATTCCGGTTTTTCTGGCAGCAGTTTATTTCGGTGGGCTTTATCTGCAGATCGGAACCGCACTACTTGTTTTAGTAGGATTGTATGAGCTTAACAGAATGCATGGAGGACAGGGATATTGGGACTACCTAATTCTCGCTGGACTATCACTGTTGATTCTGGCATATACTGGAGTGGATCCCTCTTTCCTGGCAGTGTGGTTTGCAGCGCAGTTAGTTTATCTCTTGGTTAGAGCAACCTTTACCACGGGCAGGCCGTTGATGCAGATGTGGCAGATGGCTGCAGTATTTTACGCTGCTGGTTTATTCAGCTTCTTGTGGTTGGTCAACGCTGAATTTGGCTTTATTTGGAGCTTATTCGGAATCGTAACTACATGGGCAACTGATACCGGTGCTTATTTTGCTGGTTCAGCTTTCGGAAAAACCAAATTGGCACCGGCTATCAGCCCCAATAAGACTAGGGAAGGTTCCCTTGGCGGAATTGCAGCTGCAGCTATGGCAGCGGTAATTTTTGCAGTAGCTGCCGACCAGCCCGTATTTTACCTGATCCTTACCGCGGTATTTTTATCGATCATCGGTCAAGTTGGAGATTTGGTTGAATCTGCCATGAAACGGGAAAGGGAGGTTAAAGACTCAGGAACAATCTTTCCGGGCCATGGCGGAGTACTCGACCGCTTTGATTCACTGCTGTTTGTAATGCCTGCGCTTTATTTTATTTTGAAATACATCCCAGTGTTTGTGTAA
- the ytvI gene encoding sporulation integral membrane protein YtvI gives MFPYITPFLMGILIAAVIHPAVDYCELKGCPRGLVSLILVLIIFGSLLFLIGFAVVGLWNEVDQLIQLFQTLYSGGYRAFEDINQFVQTLPEPIRNMVPAITENLNQFVIGLLIEVLNFVKQIPNTFFTWILAAMTAFFVCRDKREIARFITGLMPKSWHTKFFVLKHQVVQGLFAYLKAQLILMWISACIAISGFLLVNQAYAWVLGILVGLFDLIPVLGPAAVFLPVIIFNLFSGLTAKGIFIGLVWLILMVIRQIWEPQIMGSQVGLHPLSATAALYLGVKAMGAAGFIFGPIIAIFGKAIYFILRDD, from the coding sequence GTGTTCCCATATATCACTCCATTTTTGATGGGAATCCTGATCGCAGCAGTAATTCATCCTGCTGTTGATTACTGTGAGTTAAAAGGCTGTCCAAGAGGACTCGTTTCACTGATACTTGTCTTAATTATATTTGGCAGCCTTTTGTTTTTAATCGGGTTTGCGGTTGTGGGGCTGTGGAACGAGGTTGATCAGCTGATCCAGTTGTTTCAAACACTGTACAGCGGTGGTTATCGCGCTTTTGAAGACATCAATCAATTTGTGCAGACCCTTCCGGAACCGATCCGGAACATGGTTCCCGCCATCACCGAAAATTTAAATCAATTTGTCATCGGACTGCTGATCGAGGTATTGAATTTTGTCAAACAAATTCCTAATACATTCTTTACTTGGATCCTAGCGGCGATGACTGCTTTTTTTGTATGCAGAGATAAAAGAGAAATAGCCAGATTTATCACTGGTCTTATGCCGAAAAGCTGGCACACCAAGTTCTTCGTCCTAAAACATCAGGTGGTGCAGGGATTATTTGCCTATTTAAAAGCTCAGTTGATTCTGATGTGGATTTCTGCCTGTATTGCGATCAGCGGGTTTTTACTTGTGAATCAGGCGTATGCCTGGGTTTTAGGAATTTTGGTCGGATTGTTCGACTTAATACCCGTGCTGGGGCCCGCAGCAGTTTTTCTTCCGGTCATTATATTTAATCTTTTTTCCGGGCTTACTGCAAAAGGTATTTTTATTGGTCTTGTATGGCTGATCCTGATGGTCATCAGGCAGATCTGGGAGCCTCAGATTATGGGCAGTCAAGTCGGCCTGCATCCCCTTTCCGCAACAGCTGCCCTTTACCTGGGAGTAAAAGCGATGGGAGCGGCCGGTTTCATCTTCGGCCCGATTATTGCTATCTTTGGAAAGGCCATTTACTTCATTCTCAGAGATGACTAA